The window CGCTCAGCAGCGCCGGGATCCGGGCGAACATCTCGTTCGTGAAGGCGATGATCTCCGCGATCATCCAGTTGCCCGCGATCAGCAGGGCGATGCCCACCGCGACGATTTTCGGCACGAACGACAGCGTCACCTCCTGCACCTGGGTGATGGACTGCAGCAGCGAGATCGCGAAGCCCACCACGAGCGCGGTCACGAGCATGGGCGCGGCGAGCTTGGCCGCGATGAGCAGCCCCTGCGCGCCGATGTCGAGCACGGCCTCCGGGCTCATCCCACACCTCCGTAGCTCTCCAGGAGGGCCTTGATGATGAGCCCCCAGCCGTCCACGAGGATGAACAGCAGGATCTTGAACGGCAGCGAGATCATGACCGGCGGGAGCATCATCATGCCCATCGACATCAGCGCGGCCGCCACGACCAGGTCGATCACCAGGAACGGCACGAAGATCACGAAGCCGATGATGAACGCGGCCCGCAGCTCCGAGATCATGAACGCGGGGATCAGCGTGTACATCGGCACGCTCGCCGCGTCGTCGGGGTTGTCCTGACCGGCCATGCGGGTCATGAGCGCGAGGTCCTCCTCGCGCGTGTAGTGCAGCATCCACTCGCGCAGCGGGCCCTGGCCGATGTCGACCGCCTGCGTGAACGTGAGGGCGCCGTCGATGTAGGGCTGCACCGCGAGCGTGTTGATCTCGGTGAGCACGGGCCACATGATGAACAGCGAGAGGAACAGCGACAGGCCCGCCAGCACCTGGTTCGGCGGGATCGCCGGCAGCGACAGCGCGTTGCGGGTCATCGCCAGCACCACGAAGATCTTCGTGAACGACGACATCATCAGCAGCAGCGCCGGAGCGACCGACAGCAGCGTGATGCCGAGCAGCGTGAGGATGGAGCCGGAGGGGCTGCCGTCGACGCCGTTGATGTCGATCGAGACGCCCTCGCCCTGGTCGTCGGGCAGCACCTCGGCGTGCGCGGGACCGCCGCTGCACAGCACGAGCACCGCGACCACGAGCAGCACCGCGGCCGCGACGGCGAGCAGCCGCCACGGCGCGCGACGAGGCTCGACGGCCCGGGCTGCGGTCATCGTGCGCGCCGGAGGGCCTCGGCGGTCTGCCGCCAGGTGTCGGGGGAGAGGATGGAGCCGCGCAGGGGGTCGTTGCGGTGCCGCACGCGCCGGCGCAGCTCGGTGCCGTCGCCCGGGGTGCGGTCGCCCGGGGTGCCGTCGCCCGGGGCGGCGGGGAGTGCGGGGGTCGCGGGGGTGCCGGAGGTCGCGGGGGTGCCGGTGAGCGCGGCTGCGGCGAGGATGCGCTCGAACTCCGCGGCGTCGGCGGCGGCGTCGCGCGGTGCCGGCCCGGTGGGCGGGGCCGCGGGCTCCGGGCGCAGCGGAAGGCGGTCGACCACGCTCACGCCGTGCTCCGTTACACCCAGCACGTAGCGGGCGTCCTCGGTCTGCACCACCACGAGCTGCGCCTTCGCCCCGAGGCCCTGACGCCCCAGCACCGTGATCGGCTCGGCGTCGCGCTTGCGCGACTGGGTCTTCGCGACCCGGCGCTGCAGGAACCACAGCAGGCCGAGCACCGCCGCCAGGGAGAGCCCGACCCGCAGGGCG of the Microbacterium sufflavum genome contains:
- the fliQ gene encoding flagellar biosynthesis protein FliQ — its product is MSPEAVLDIGAQGLLIAAKLAAPMLVTALVVGFAISLLQSITQVQEVTLSFVPKIVAVGIALLIAGNWMIAEIIAFTNEMFARIPALLSG
- the fliP gene encoding flagellar type III secretion system pore protein FliP (The bacterial flagellar biogenesis protein FliP forms a type III secretion system (T3SS)-type pore required for flagellar assembly.), whose product is MTAARAVEPRRAPWRLLAVAAAVLLVVAVLVLCSGGPAHAEVLPDDQGEGVSIDINGVDGSPSGSILTLLGITLLSVAPALLLMMSSFTKIFVVLAMTRNALSLPAIPPNQVLAGLSLFLSLFIMWPVLTEINTLAVQPYIDGALTFTQAVDIGQGPLREWMLHYTREEDLALMTRMAGQDNPDDAASVPMYTLIPAFMISELRAAFIIGFVIFVPFLVIDLVVAAALMSMGMMMLPPVMISLPFKILLFILVDGWGLIIKALLESYGGVG
- a CDS encoding flagellar biosynthetic protein FliO — protein: MLGLLWFLQRRVAKTQSRKRDAEPITVLGRQGLGAKAQLVVVQTEDARYVLGVTEHGVSVVDRLPLRPEPAAPPTGPAPRDAAADAAEFERILAAAALTGTPATSGTPATPALPAAPGDGTPGDRTPGDGTELRRRVRHRNDPLRGSILSPDTWRQTAEALRRAR